One Prosthecobacter debontii genomic window carries:
- a CDS encoding arsenate reductase family protein, with protein sequence MLKVYAYQGCSTCKNAVKWLKGQGIEYQELAIRETPPSVAELRAMLKAKGELRLLFNTSGQDYRALGMKDKLPTMTEDKAIKLLSSNGNLVKRPFVIDEAAGIHLVGFKEAEWQAIWE encoded by the coding sequence ATGCTGAAAGTCTATGCTTATCAAGGATGCTCCACCTGCAAGAACGCCGTCAAATGGCTGAAAGGGCAGGGGATCGAGTATCAGGAACTCGCCATCCGTGAAACCCCACCTAGCGTGGCAGAACTCCGTGCCATGCTCAAAGCTAAAGGCGAGTTACGGTTGCTCTTTAACACCTCCGGTCAGGATTACCGTGCCCTCGGGATGAAAGACAAACTCCCCACCATGACTGAAGACAAAGCTATCAAGCTTCTCAGCAGCAACGGCAATCTCGTCAAACGCCCCTTCGTCATTGATGAGGCCGCAGGCATCCATCTGGTCGGTTTTAAAGAAGCCGAGTGGCAGGCGATTTGGGAGTGA
- a CDS encoding 3-keto-disaccharide hydrolase, with the protein MKVHFLTPLFAALVCSLSAAEPIEIFNGKDLTGWEGNLELWSVKDGAITGITPPDPANPEKGVIKHNTFLVWKGGTVSDFELTFQYKIVKGNSGVQYRSKELEAGEFGPILSGYQADFEAGDKYSGILYEEKGRGILALRGEKTVIKPAADASKKPVVEKQGIVGDSDAIQASIKKEDWNEYKIVAQGNHVQHFINGLQTVDVTDEDAANAPKEGVLGLQIHQGPPMMVQFKNFKMISLK; encoded by the coding sequence ATGAAAGTACATTTTCTCACCCCTCTTTTCGCCGCTTTGGTTTGTTCTCTTTCCGCAGCGGAACCCATCGAAATCTTCAATGGCAAGGACCTCACTGGGTGGGAAGGGAATCTGGAGCTATGGAGTGTGAAAGATGGTGCGATCACCGGCATCACGCCTCCCGACCCGGCCAATCCTGAGAAGGGCGTCATTAAGCACAACACATTCCTCGTTTGGAAAGGCGGCACGGTGAGCGATTTCGAGCTGACCTTTCAATACAAAATCGTGAAGGGGAACTCCGGCGTGCAATATCGCAGCAAGGAATTGGAGGCGGGTGAGTTTGGCCCGATCTTGTCGGGGTATCAGGCAGACTTTGAAGCGGGTGATAAATACAGCGGCATTCTTTATGAAGAAAAGGGGCGTGGTATCCTGGCTCTTCGAGGTGAGAAGACGGTGATCAAACCTGCGGCGGATGCCAGTAAAAAGCCGGTGGTGGAGAAGCAGGGCATCGTGGGTGATAGCGATGCGATCCAAGCCTCCATCAAGAAGGAAGACTGGAACGAATACAAGATTGTGGCCCAAGGCAATCACGTGCAGCACTTCATCAATGGCTTGCAAACGGTGGACGTGACGGACGAAGATGCCGCTAATGCACCGAAGGAAGGAGTGCTTGGGTTACAAATCCATCAGGGCCCGCCGATGATGGTGCAGTTTAAGAACTTCAAGATGATCTCTCTGAAGTAA
- the bioB gene encoding biotin synthase BioB, producing MKYADLHRIYHQPFFDLLKQARAVHEEHWTGNEVQLCTLLSIKTGGCSEDCGYCAQSARYNTGVQAEKLMEKDQVMERARAARASGSTRFCMGAAWKGVRVGTQKFDQVVDIVKDVATLGMEVCVTLGQLGSEEARILKEAGVTAYNHNIDTSPEHYSNIVSTHTFDDRLSTIRHAQDAGMSVCCGGILGLGETIEDRLKMLEVLSNFNPHPESVPINALMPMKGTPLGENVQVDSFSLVRMIAVTRIAIPRAKVRLSAGRTNLSREAQALAFFAGANSIFYGDKLLTAANPQAQEDLALIQTLGLSAQQPNPDMSAPEADEVRELSPSPACQVECGSGCSA from the coding sequence ATGAAATACGCCGATCTTCACCGCATCTACCATCAGCCGTTCTTTGATCTCCTCAAACAGGCCCGTGCCGTCCATGAGGAACATTGGACGGGCAATGAAGTGCAGCTTTGCACCCTGCTGAGCATTAAAACCGGGGGCTGCAGTGAGGATTGTGGCTACTGCGCTCAGAGCGCCCGCTACAATACGGGGGTGCAAGCCGAGAAGCTGATGGAGAAGGATCAGGTCATGGAGCGCGCTCGTGCAGCCCGTGCCAGTGGTTCCACCCGTTTCTGCATGGGCGCTGCCTGGAAAGGTGTGCGCGTCGGCACTCAGAAGTTTGATCAGGTGGTGGACATCGTGAAGGATGTGGCCACGCTCGGCATGGAAGTGTGTGTGACACTGGGTCAACTCGGTTCTGAAGAAGCTCGCATTCTGAAGGAAGCTGGCGTGACGGCATACAATCACAACATTGATACCAGTCCCGAGCACTACTCCAACATCGTCAGCACCCACACCTTTGACGATCGCCTCAGCACCATCCGCCATGCGCAGGATGCGGGCATGTCGGTCTGCTGCGGGGGGATCCTCGGCCTGGGGGAAACCATTGAGGACCGCCTGAAGATGCTTGAAGTGCTCAGTAACTTCAATCCGCATCCTGAGAGCGTGCCGATCAATGCCCTCATGCCGATGAAGGGCACTCCCTTGGGTGAAAATGTCCAGGTGGATAGCTTCTCTCTCGTGCGCATGATCGCCGTGACCCGCATCGCGATCCCTCGGGCAAAGGTTCGCTTGAGCGCAGGCCGCACCAATCTCAGCCGTGAGGCACAGGCGCTGGCCTTCTTTGCGGGTGCCAACTCCATTTTCTACGGGGATAAACTCCTGACGGCCGCCAATCCTCAAGCTCAGGAAGATTTGGCCCTTATTCAGACCCTCGGTCTGAGCGCACAGCAGCCGAATCCTGACATGAGTGCTCCTGAAGCGGACGAGGTTCGTGAGTTGTCTCCCTCACCCGCTTGCCAGGTGGAATGTGGCTCGGGCTGCTCTGCTTAA
- the lpxD gene encoding UDP-3-O-(3-hydroxymyristoyl)glucosamine N-acyltransferase: protein MNVALSELAELLGGEILTGNPDTRITGFASLKEAVSGDLSFFYDARYRERLAATKAAAVLVPIGLESAPTQVACIAVEDPSRAFEKVVDAYGFHAHSFEVGIHPSAVIASDVQADLTKISVGACAVIESGAQIADGVEIGAGCYVGRDAIIGKDSKLFPNVTLQEACEIGERVILHSGVVIGGDGFGYEFQQGRHRKVRQAGIVQIDNDVEIGAGTMVDRARFGRTWIGEGTKIDNLVQIGHNVVIGKHCIIVAACAIAGSAVIGDYVVMAAQCGVAGHVNVGSFVTLGGRSGVTKDIPAGKVTYMGFPAVPVMEEKRRLASINRLPQLVARVKTLEGQSNTDE, encoded by the coding sequence ATGAACGTCGCTCTCTCTGAGTTGGCTGAGCTGCTTGGGGGAGAGATACTCACTGGCAATCCAGATACACGCATCACCGGTTTTGCTTCTCTCAAAGAAGCTGTTTCGGGGGATCTCAGCTTTTTTTATGATGCCCGATATAGGGAAAGATTAGCTGCGACGAAAGCCGCTGCGGTGCTGGTGCCCATAGGCCTGGAGTCTGCTCCAACGCAAGTGGCTTGCATTGCGGTCGAGGATCCGTCACGAGCCTTTGAAAAGGTCGTGGATGCCTATGGCTTCCACGCCCACAGCTTTGAGGTGGGGATTCATCCTTCAGCCGTCATCGCTTCGGATGTGCAGGCTGATCTCACCAAGATCTCTGTAGGAGCGTGTGCTGTCATCGAGAGTGGTGCGCAGATTGCTGATGGTGTGGAAATCGGCGCAGGTTGCTATGTGGGGCGGGACGCGATTATCGGGAAGGACTCCAAGCTTTTCCCCAACGTCACTCTTCAAGAAGCTTGTGAAATCGGTGAACGAGTGATTCTCCATTCAGGTGTTGTGATTGGGGGCGATGGTTTCGGTTATGAATTCCAGCAGGGCCGTCATCGCAAGGTGCGTCAGGCAGGCATCGTGCAGATTGATAACGATGTGGAAATCGGCGCTGGCACCATGGTGGATCGGGCACGCTTTGGCCGCACCTGGATCGGTGAAGGCACGAAGATCGATAACCTCGTCCAGATCGGCCACAATGTGGTGATTGGAAAGCACTGCATCATCGTGGCCGCGTGTGCCATTGCAGGCAGTGCCGTCATTGGAGATTACGTCGTGATGGCAGCGCAATGTGGTGTGGCCGGACACGTGAACGTCGGCTCCTTCGTCACCTTGGGCGGGCGCAGCGGCGTGACCAAGGATATCCCTGCAGGCAAGGTCACCTACATGGGTTTCCCTGCGGTTCCTGTGATGGAGGAGAAGAGGCGGTTGGCCAGCATCAACCGCCTACCTCAGCTGGTGGCACGGGTGAAGACGCTGGAAGGGCAGTCCAATACCGACGAGTAA
- a CDS encoding VWA domain-containing protein — MDWESPKLLILALPALALLLWIENRSVHPMEGLRKRLLLVVRTLGLLLALLALAGPARVAQTGKKALGIVLDASQSLGEEGRREALKEAREMQGRLGMGTESFIVMLGDEPALLPDVPEKDQEAALGEFQQAHGGDSQYSAAIEYAQALFPAGASRDIVMIGDGHETRGSLIETAQDASLAGVRLHARALAGPKKPDARVLDLVPSRSRLNEGATLKLTAHLESTLNTEGMLKLYENGIQVEQRPVTLQAGQSLTETFTRTPNERNIFKYRAVLEGITADTLPANNSALTLVDVRGRLRLLYLDSEPAEAQYLQQAMEKEGIELDLRQPGNIPASLEQLAGYDGIILSDVSAHRLGEGTMNAMRDYVDKLGGGFLMLGGPNSFALGGFYKTPIDDLLPVRLKAPDEEEKQSAAVAIVMDRSGSMAGEKLEMAKSASIATAEVLGRNDFIGVYAFDSEAHVVVPMTRLTSTAAVAGQIAAVASGGGTNLQPAFEQARDALRRVKAKVKHMIILTDGQTSGSGYESMASQCRGEGITISTVSIGEGSHVALLQAIASSGGGQSYTTLDASGITRIFTQDTLMHTGRMLREDPFLPQLVEKHAMLAGFEPWNSPDLLGYVKTIRKATAQVPLVTDAGDPLLAHWRYGLGKVTAFTSDAKSRWAGLWIARWPDFNCFWSQVLRETARPPQGRHMDLAVEMQGDRALMHVDLQEDAGTRANDARVQAEVFFVAADSLGAPLKSVQNLLLGQTGPGLYEGHFRPDQPGVYLVRAQSGAEMVSAGVVHNPSNEASLGTVNEGLLKKATQLTQGQILKAGELPDLSQTSAVQYIELWPPLVLALLLLFLADVAIRRWEHVQGIWEVIRDLLLKKAKKPSGST; from the coding sequence ATGGACTGGGAATCGCCAAAACTTTTGATACTGGCTCTGCCTGCCCTAGCGCTGCTGCTGTGGATCGAGAATCGCTCGGTGCATCCGATGGAGGGCCTGCGGAAGAGGTTGCTGCTGGTCGTGCGGACTCTGGGACTGCTGCTGGCCCTCCTGGCCCTGGCGGGACCTGCACGCGTGGCTCAGACGGGGAAAAAGGCGCTCGGGATCGTGCTGGATGCCAGCCAGAGCCTCGGTGAGGAAGGCCGCCGTGAAGCTCTGAAGGAAGCGCGTGAGATGCAGGGGCGCCTCGGGATGGGGACGGAGAGTTTCATCGTCATGCTCGGGGATGAACCTGCCCTGTTGCCCGATGTTCCTGAAAAGGACCAGGAAGCGGCGCTGGGCGAGTTTCAGCAAGCGCACGGAGGTGATAGCCAATACAGCGCGGCCATCGAGTATGCCCAAGCACTGTTTCCCGCCGGAGCCAGTCGAGACATCGTGATGATCGGAGATGGGCACGAGACGCGTGGTAGTCTGATCGAGACAGCTCAGGACGCGAGTCTAGCCGGGGTGCGTCTACATGCGCGTGCGCTCGCTGGACCGAAGAAGCCCGATGCTCGAGTGCTGGATCTGGTGCCCAGCCGCAGCCGACTGAATGAAGGAGCGACACTAAAACTCACGGCCCATTTGGAATCTACCCTGAATACTGAGGGAATGCTGAAGCTGTATGAAAATGGGATTCAGGTGGAACAGCGCCCCGTGACTCTTCAGGCTGGCCAGTCCCTGACGGAAACCTTTACCCGCACTCCTAACGAACGAAACATCTTCAAGTATCGCGCCGTGCTGGAGGGCATCACCGCAGATACCCTGCCTGCCAACAACAGTGCGCTGACCCTGGTGGATGTGCGTGGGCGCCTGCGCCTGCTGTATCTGGACAGCGAACCTGCGGAGGCCCAATACCTCCAGCAGGCGATGGAGAAAGAAGGCATCGAGCTGGATCTGCGCCAGCCGGGGAATATCCCAGCTTCGTTGGAGCAACTGGCGGGATACGATGGTATCATCCTCAGCGATGTCTCCGCGCATCGTCTGGGCGAGGGCACCATGAATGCCATGCGTGACTATGTGGATAAGCTGGGCGGCGGCTTTCTCATGCTCGGTGGGCCGAACAGCTTTGCGCTGGGCGGCTTTTACAAAACACCCATTGATGACCTGCTGCCTGTGCGGTTGAAAGCCCCCGATGAGGAGGAGAAACAAAGTGCGGCGGTGGCGATCGTGATGGACCGTTCCGGCTCCATGGCTGGGGAGAAGCTGGAGATGGCCAAGAGCGCCTCCATCGCCACAGCAGAGGTGCTGGGGCGCAATGACTTCATCGGCGTCTATGCCTTCGATAGTGAAGCCCATGTGGTGGTGCCAATGACCCGGCTGACTTCCACCGCCGCAGTGGCGGGTCAGATCGCCGCGGTGGCCTCAGGCGGTGGCACCAATCTCCAGCCTGCCTTTGAACAAGCCCGCGATGCTCTGCGCCGAGTGAAGGCCAAGGTGAAACACATGATCATCCTCACCGATGGCCAAACCAGCGGTAGCGGTTATGAATCCATGGCCTCCCAATGTCGTGGCGAGGGCATCACCATCTCCACCGTCTCCATCGGCGAAGGCTCACACGTGGCCCTGCTCCAAGCCATCGCCAGTAGTGGCGGGGGGCAATCCTACACCACCCTGGATGCCTCGGGTATCACCCGCATTTTCACGCAAGATACCCTGATGCACACAGGTCGGATGCTGCGCGAGGATCCCTTCTTGCCGCAACTCGTGGAGAAGCACGCCATGCTGGCTGGCTTTGAGCCGTGGAACTCACCTGACCTGCTGGGTTACGTCAAAACCATCCGCAAAGCGACGGCGCAGGTGCCGCTGGTGACCGATGCGGGTGATCCGCTGCTGGCGCATTGGCGTTATGGCCTGGGCAAGGTCACTGCCTTCACCAGTGATGCCAAGAGCCGCTGGGCAGGCCTGTGGATTGCGCGCTGGCCAGATTTCAACTGCTTCTGGTCCCAGGTGCTGCGTGAGACAGCCCGCCCACCACAAGGTCGCCACATGGACTTGGCTGTAGAGATGCAGGGTGATCGAGCCTTGATGCATGTGGACCTGCAAGAAGATGCCGGCACACGCGCCAACGATGCCCGTGTGCAGGCCGAGGTATTCTTTGTCGCTGCGGATTCTCTGGGAGCCCCCCTGAAGTCTGTGCAAAATCTCTTGTTAGGCCAAACCGGCCCCGGTCTCTATGAAGGCCACTTCCGTCCTGACCAACCCGGGGTCTATCTGGTGCGGGCACAAAGCGGTGCCGAGATGGTTTCCGCCGGCGTGGTGCATAACCCCAGCAACGAAGCCAGCCTGGGCACGGTGAATGAGGGCCTCCTGAAAAAGGCCACTCAACTCACGCAGGGACAAATACTCAAGGCTGGTGAACTCCCCGATCTCAGCCAGACAAGCGCCGTGCAATACATCGAACTCTGGCCTCCGCTGGTGCTAGCCCTGCTCCTGCTCTTCCTCGCGGATGTGGCCATCCGCCGCTGGGAGCATGTGCAGGGCATCTGGGAGGTCATTCGAGACCTCCTCCTCAAGAAGGCCAAGAAGCCAAGTGGCTCCACCTGA
- a CDS encoding MBL fold metallo-hydrolase: MSIHFRILGGPGRDNALLVQVDSGQAVERLLFDCGEGCVSELSFGEIQDIDHVFFSHFHMDHIAGFDSFFRCVFNRETKPNYIWGPPGTRKVMHHRFRGFLWNLHEQMAGSWRVSDLYPEEGRISTGRYELRESFASAHEVSEARLPQGVGYTVEAFTMNHRTPSMAYLVREKARWNIDASRLGSLGLRPGPWLKQLKDSVDDESTLDIEGVTYSVADLRKSLLTETPGDSIAYLTDFLMDETAMKHLEPALLGCRVIVCESQYRHCDEELAQKNYHMTSVQAATLAQRAGAEMLVLFHLSDRYRPDEWLEMIQEAREVFSNTRVASEWGLIPNI; the protein is encoded by the coding sequence ATGAGCATTCATTTTCGCATTCTAGGCGGTCCTGGCAGGGATAATGCCTTGCTGGTTCAGGTGGATAGCGGTCAGGCTGTGGAACGGTTGCTCTTTGATTGTGGGGAGGGCTGCGTTAGCGAGTTATCCTTTGGTGAGATCCAGGACATTGATCATGTCTTTTTCTCCCACTTCCACATGGATCACATCGCGGGCTTCGACTCGTTTTTTCGATGTGTTTTCAATCGTGAAACGAAGCCGAATTACATCTGGGGACCGCCAGGCACGAGGAAAGTCATGCATCATCGTTTTCGCGGGTTCCTGTGGAATCTGCACGAGCAAATGGCAGGTTCTTGGCGCGTCTCCGATCTCTATCCAGAGGAAGGCCGAATCTCTACAGGGAGATACGAATTGAGGGAATCCTTTGCCTCGGCTCATGAAGTGAGTGAAGCGAGGTTGCCGCAGGGAGTTGGCTACACCGTTGAAGCCTTCACCATGAATCATCGCACTCCGAGTATGGCGTATCTAGTGCGTGAGAAAGCTCGTTGGAACATTGATGCTTCACGCCTCGGATCGCTCGGGTTACGGCCGGGCCCCTGGCTCAAGCAATTGAAGGACTCAGTCGATGACGAAAGCACGCTCGACATTGAGGGCGTGACGTATTCAGTGGCCGACCTTCGAAAAAGCCTGCTCACTGAAACCCCCGGTGACTCGATTGCTTATCTCACGGATTTCCTCATGGATGAGACTGCCATGAAGCACCTCGAACCCGCCCTGCTTGGCTGCCGTGTGATCGTCTGTGAATCTCAGTATCGCCATTGTGATGAAGAGTTGGCCCAGAAGAACTATCACATGACCAGTGTGCAGGCTGCTACGCTCGCTCAACGTGCTGGAGCGGAAATGCTGGTGTTGTTTCATTTGTCCGATCGTTATCGCCCAGATGAGTGGCTGGAGATGATCCAGGAAGCACGCGAGGTTTTTTCCAACACTCGGGTTGCTTCCGAGTGGGGGTTGATCCCCAATATCTGA
- a CDS encoding VOC family protein, which produces MEKVTGIGGFFFLSSSASALDDWYEQHLGVRKVGKEYADGSWWQDAGPTVFAAESDDAQVGGVGRSWRINFRVRDLDAMVAQLQAAGITVEVESTEYPNGRFAHLHDPEGNGIELWQPAGADLVRPSDG; this is translated from the coding sequence ATGGAAAAAGTAACAGGAATCGGCGGCTTCTTCTTTTTGAGTTCCAGCGCAAGTGCGCTGGATGACTGGTATGAGCAGCATTTAGGCGTGCGGAAGGTGGGGAAGGAGTATGCCGATGGCTCATGGTGGCAGGATGCAGGGCCAACTGTGTTTGCCGCTGAATCCGACGATGCTCAGGTGGGTGGGGTAGGGCGCTCTTGGCGGATCAATTTCCGGGTGCGGGATCTGGATGCGATGGTGGCTCAGCTCCAAGCTGCAGGCATTACCGTGGAAGTCGAATCCACCGAGTATCCCAATGGTCGTTTTGCTCATCTGCATGATCCCGAAGGTAACGGTATCGAACTCTGGCAACCTGCGGGTGCCGATTTAGTGAGGCCGTCGGATGGCTGA
- a CDS encoding S10 family peptidase, with the protein MFSLTNHLRIVFLVVALPYTGWAQAPAPEAEKMPAAEPAKKEEASKKDGKPEKEEPKEERKVVTEHSIMLNGVKVDYTATAGMLSLKNAEDKTTADIFYIAYTRKGVEDVAKRPLTFSFNGGPGSSSVWMHMGLLGPKRVKLRDDGFAVPPPYTLVENESSLLDETDLVFIDPVGTGYSRASKPDEAKNFFGVTEDARSVGEFIRLYITKHSRWPSPKFLIGESYGTTRAAALSGELLRAHRMNLNGIMLVSTVLNFQTIWGDEGNDLPYVLYLPSYTATAWYHQKLPKDLQAKPLQEVLKEAEAFASGDYNQALLMGSGLPQATRAKVVTQMARLTGLSEAFVAASDLRVSLSRFNAELLRDQRLVVGRFDSRYTSFMRDPLSNDAERDPSADAVFSAFASTFNHYVRNDLEFEEDRAYNILASVGKWNWNAENQFANVSGILAESMTANPFLKVHVSNGYFDMATPYYASRYTFSHLGVHPELLKNVTEDDYTAGHMMYLNLPDLKKQKEDLAKFIRSASGQ; encoded by the coding sequence ATGTTCTCGCTGACCAACCACCTGCGGATTGTTTTTCTCGTCGTGGCTTTGCCTTATACGGGCTGGGCGCAAGCGCCTGCCCCAGAGGCTGAGAAGATGCCTGCGGCGGAACCTGCAAAAAAGGAAGAAGCCTCCAAGAAGGACGGGAAGCCGGAGAAGGAGGAGCCTAAAGAAGAACGGAAGGTGGTGACGGAGCATAGCATCATGCTCAATGGCGTGAAGGTGGACTACACCGCGACAGCCGGCATGCTAAGCCTGAAGAATGCTGAGGATAAAACCACGGCAGATATCTTCTACATCGCCTACACCCGCAAAGGCGTGGAGGACGTGGCGAAGCGACCGCTGACGTTTTCCTTCAATGGCGGGCCGGGTTCCTCCTCCGTGTGGATGCATATGGGGCTGCTCGGCCCCAAACGCGTGAAACTGAGGGACGATGGTTTCGCCGTGCCACCACCCTACACCTTGGTGGAAAATGAGTCGTCATTACTGGATGAAACGGACTTGGTTTTCATTGACCCGGTAGGCACGGGCTACAGTCGTGCGAGCAAGCCTGATGAGGCGAAGAACTTCTTTGGCGTGACTGAAGATGCTCGCAGTGTTGGCGAGTTCATCCGGCTCTACATCACGAAACACTCGCGTTGGCCTTCACCGAAGTTTTTGATCGGAGAGAGCTACGGCACGACACGCGCGGCTGCTTTGAGCGGAGAACTGCTGCGCGCGCATCGGATGAATCTGAATGGCATCATGCTGGTGTCCACGGTGCTGAACTTTCAAACCATCTGGGGAGATGAAGGAAACGATTTGCCTTATGTCCTGTATCTTCCGAGCTATACGGCGACAGCGTGGTATCACCAAAAGCTGCCCAAGGATCTTCAGGCCAAGCCCCTTCAAGAGGTCCTCAAGGAGGCGGAAGCCTTTGCGAGTGGTGACTACAATCAAGCACTGCTAATGGGCAGCGGTCTGCCTCAGGCCACTCGTGCCAAGGTAGTGACGCAGATGGCGCGGTTGACGGGACTGAGTGAGGCTTTTGTGGCGGCGTCAGATCTGCGTGTTTCCCTCAGCCGATTCAATGCCGAGTTGCTGAGAGATCAGCGTCTGGTCGTGGGTCGTTTTGACAGCCGCTACACGAGCTTCATGCGTGATCCGCTGAGTAACGATGCAGAGCGCGATCCCAGCGCGGATGCGGTTTTCAGTGCCTTCGCCTCGACCTTCAACCATTACGTGAGGAATGACCTCGAGTTCGAAGAGGATCGCGCCTACAACATTCTAGCCAGCGTGGGGAAATGGAATTGGAACGCCGAGAATCAGTTTGCCAATGTCTCGGGTATTCTGGCGGAGAGCATGACGGCGAACCCATTCTTAAAAGTGCATGTCTCCAATGGCTACTTTGACATGGCGACGCCTTATTATGCTTCTCGTTATACCTTTTCGCATTTGGGAGTGCATCCTGAGTTGCTGAAAAACGTGACCGAGGATGACTACACGGCAGGTCACATGATGTATCTGAATCTGCCTGATCTGAAAAAGCAGAAGGAAGACTTGGCGAAGTTCATCCGCTCCGCATCAGGACAGTAA
- a CDS encoding SDR family oxidoreductase, giving the protein MSSIFELFSLQNQTAVVIGGTGELCGAIAEGYASAGAEVVLVGRDASKAEKRLEAIHAAGGQGYFVSADASRKSDLQLLLDQVLERSGGCQILVNGAGVNSATPFLDISEEEFDRIMNINTKGVFLACQVFGKYFVEQKVSASIINLGSMSGLLPLSRVFTYSMSKGAVHNLSKNLAREWAPLGIRVNTLVPGFFPAEQNKKVLTPDRVAKIMGHTPMNRFGTANELVGAALLLAANGAGSFITGHEMVVDGGYSSMTI; this is encoded by the coding sequence ATGTCCTCCATCTTCGAACTTTTTTCCCTGCAAAATCAAACAGCCGTCGTCATCGGAGGCACTGGAGAATTGTGTGGTGCGATTGCGGAAGGCTATGCTTCCGCAGGGGCTGAAGTCGTCTTGGTCGGTCGCGATGCCTCGAAGGCTGAAAAGCGCCTCGAAGCCATCCACGCCGCAGGTGGTCAAGGTTACTTCGTCAGCGCTGATGCCTCCCGCAAATCCGACCTTCAACTGCTTCTGGATCAGGTGCTTGAGCGTTCCGGCGGCTGCCAAATTTTGGTCAACGGTGCTGGTGTGAATTCCGCCACTCCCTTCCTGGACATCTCCGAGGAAGAATTTGACCGGATCATGAACATCAACACCAAGGGGGTGTTCCTGGCCTGCCAAGTCTTTGGCAAATACTTCGTCGAACAGAAAGTTTCCGCCTCGATCATCAACCTCGGCTCCATGTCTGGCCTCCTGCCCCTGAGCCGTGTCTTCACCTACAGCATGTCGAAAGGTGCCGTGCACAATCTCAGCAAGAACCTGGCTCGTGAGTGGGCACCGCTGGGTATCCGTGTCAATACACTGGTCCCTGGCTTCTTCCCTGCTGAGCAAAATAAGAAGGTTCTGACGCCGGATCGTGTGGCCAAGATCATGGGCCATACCCCGATGAATCGCTTCGGCACCGCCAATGAGTTGGTGGGCGCAGCCCTCCTTCTGGCTGCCAACGGCGCAGGCAGCTTCATCACCGGTCACGAGATGGTCGTGGATGGCGGTTACAGCTCCATGACGATTTAA